The following are encoded together in the Mugil cephalus isolate CIBA_MC_2020 chromosome 18, CIBA_Mcephalus_1.1, whole genome shotgun sequence genome:
- the itgb1a gene encoding integrin beta-1a isoform X2 codes for MDLKLILICTLLGAVCYCNAQKEGNECINANAKYCGECIQAGAKCGWCTEPDFLQQGETVSTRCDELESLINRGCPKDMIENPRGERKVLKDKPVTNRKKGAEKLKPEDITQIQPQKLRLTLRSGEPQTFNLTFKRAEDYPIDLYYLMDLSYSMKDDLENVKNLGTSLMQKMETITSDFKIGFGSFVEKTVMPYISTTPAKLLNPCTGDQNCTSPFSFKNVLKLTSDGKKFNTLVGQQHISGNLDSPEGGFDAIMQVAVCGEQIGWRNVTRLLVFSTDAGFHFAGDGKLGGIVLPNDGKCHLENNIYTMSHYYDYPSIAHLVQKLSDNNIQTIFAVTEEFQPVYQELKNLIPKSAVGTLSANSSNVINLIINAYNSLSSEVILENSKLPEGVTIAYTSRCKNGVVSEGENGRKCSNISIGDEVTFSISVTSKGCPKKGKPETIKIKPLGFTEEVEITLHFICECECHKDRIENSDRCHFGNGTYECGACKCNEGRVGRQCECSSNDVATEDMDRTCRKDNGTDICSNNGDCVCGTCECKKRDNPEERYSGQYCECDNFNCDRSGNKLCGGHGRCECRVCICDPMWSGTACDCSEDETPCMAKNKQKCNGRGECICGTCKCNDPKFQGPTCETCPTCPGVCAEHKECVQCRAFGTGEKKETCEKECGDFTLFTVKDREKLPQPNDAAYPVMHCKERDANDCWFYYTYAVNNNTEKEVHVVETLDCPSGPDITPIVAGVVAGIVLIGLALLLIWKLLMIIHDRREFAKFEKEKMNAKWDTGENPIYKSAVTTVVNPKYEGKC; via the exons atggACCTCAAGTTGATCTTGATATGTACGTTGCTGGGAGCTGTTTGTTACTGTAACGCTCAAAAAG AGGGGAATGAGTGCATCAATGCCAACGCGAAATACTGCGGGGAGTGCATCCAGGCTGGAGCCAAATGTGGCTGGTGTACAGAACCG GACTTCCTGCAACAAGGCGAGACCGTGTCGACCCGCTGTGATGAGCTGGAGTCTCTGATCAACAGGGGCTGTCCGAAGGACATGATTGAGAACCCACGCGGAGAACGGAAGGTCCTCAAGGACAAACCGGTGACCAATCGCAAGAAGGGAGCAGAGAAATTGAAGCCAGAGGACATCACCCAGATCCAGCCCCAGAAACTCAGACTCACCCTTCGATCTG GCGAGCCCCAGACTTTTAACTTGACGTTCAAACGAGCAGAAGATTATCCCATTGACCTGTACTACTTGATGGACCTGTCCTACTCCATGAAGGATGATCTGGAGAACGTCAAGAACCTGGGAACCAGTCTGATGCAGAAGATGGAGACGATCACCTCAGACTTCAAGATAG GTTTTGGCTCCTTCGTGGAGAAGACAGTCATGCCTTACATCAGCACCACCCCGGCCAAGCTGCTCAACCCATGCACGGGCGACCAGAACTGCACAAGCCCGTTCAGCTTCAAGAACGTCCTGAAGCTCACAAGTGACGGCAAGAAGTTCAACACCCTGGTGGGCCAGCAGCACATCTCTGGAAACCTGGATTCTCCTGAGGGGGGCTTTGACGCCATCATGCAAGTGGCTGTGTGTGGG GAGCAGATAGGCTGGAGGAATGTGACTCGTCTGCTGGTGTTCTCCACTGATGCCGGCTTCCACTTTGCTGGAGATGGTAAACTGGGCGGCATCGTTCTGCCTAATGATGGAAAATGTCATTTGGAGAACAACATTTACACAATGAGCCACTATTAT GACTATCCCTCCATTGCTCACCTGGTTCAAAAGCTGAGCGACAACAACATCCAGACTATATTTGCAGTCACAGAGGAGTTCCAGCCTGTTTACCAA GAGCTGAAAAATCTGATTCCAAAGTCTGCGGTGGGCACACTGTCTGCCAACTCAAGCAATGTAATCAACCTCATTATAAATGCCTACAAT TCTCTCTCGTCTGAGGTTATTCTGGAGAACAGCAAACTTCCAGAGGGAGTGACTATTGCGTACACGTCCCGCTGTAAGAATGGAGTCGTCAGCGAGGGTGAAAATGGACGGAAGTGCTCCAACATCTCCATTGGAGATGAG GTGACATTTAGCATCAGCGTGACATCTAAGGGCTgtccaaaaaaaggaaagcccGAGACTATCAAGATAAAGCCTCTGGGGTtcacagaggaggtggagattaCCCTCCACTTCatctgtgagtgtgagtgccACAAGGACAGAATCGAGAACAGTGATCGCTGCCACTTTGGGAATGGGACCTATGAGTGTGGAGCCTGCAA GTGTAATGAAGGCCGTGTTGGCAGACAGTGTGAGTGCAGCAGCAACGACGTGGCTACAGAGGACATGGACCGGACCTGCCGCAAAGACAATGGTACCGATATCTGCAGCAACAACGGAGACTGTGTCTGTGGCACGTGTGAGTGCAAGAAGAGAGACAACCCTGAGGAGAGGTACAGCGGCCAGTACTGCGAGTGTGACAACTTCAACTGTGACCGCTCTGGAAACAAACTTTGCGGAG GGCATGGACGCTGTGAGTGCAGAGTGTGCATCTGTGACCCCATGTGGAGCGGCACTGCTTGTGACTGTTCTGAGGACGAAACACCGTGTATGGCCAAAAACAAGCAGAAGTGCAACGGTAGAGGAGAGTGCATCTGTGGCACGTGCAAGTGTAATGACCCCAAATTCCAGGGACCCACATGTGAAACCTGCCCCACCTGTCCAGGAGTCTGCGCTGAACACAA AGAGTGTGTTCAGTGCCGCGCGTTTGGCACCGGCGAGAAGAAGGAGACGTGCGAGAAAGAATGCGGGGACTTCACTCTGTTCACAGTGAAGGACAGGGAAAAGCTGCCCCAGCCCAATGACGCTGCCTACCCCGTGATGCACTGCAAGGAGAGGGACGCTAACGACTGCTGGTTCTACTACACCTACGCTGTCAACAACAACACGGAAAAGGAGGTCCATGTGGTGGAGACGCTGG ACTGCCCCTCCGGTCCTGACATCACCCCCATCGTGGCGGGCGTAGTCGCCGGCATCGTCCTGATTGGCCTAGCCCTGCTGCtcatctggaagctgctgatGATCATCCATGACAGGAGAGAGTTTGCCAAGTtcgagaaggagaagatgaacgCCAAGTGGGATACG gGCGAAAATCCGATCTACAAAAGTGCTGTAACAACCGTGGTGAATCCCAAATACGAAGGCAAGTGTTAG
- the itgb1a gene encoding integrin beta-1a isoform X1, with product MDLKLILICTLLGAVCYCNAQKEGNECINANAKYCGECIQAGAKCGWCTEPDFLQQGETVSTRCDELESLINRGCPKDMIENPRGERKVLKDKPVTNRKKGAEKLKPEDITQIQPQKLRLTLRSGEPQTFNLTFKRAEDYPIDLYYLMDLSYSMKDDLENVKNLGTSLMQKMETITSDFKIGFGSFVEKTVMPYISTTPAKLLNPCTGDQNCTSPFSFKNVLKLTSDGKKFNTLVGQQHISGNLDSPEGGFDAIMQVAVCGEQIGWRNVTRLLVFSTDAGFHFAGDGKLGGIVLPNDGKCHLENNIYTMSHYYDYPSIAHLVQKLSDNNIQTIFAVTEEFQPVYQELKNLIPKSAVGTLSANSSNVINLIINAYNSLSSEVILENSKLPEGVTIAYTSRCKNGVVSEGENGRKCSNISIGDEVTFSISVTSKGCPKKGKPETIKIKPLGFTEEVEITLHFICECECHKDRIENSDRCHFGNGTYECGACKCNEGRVGRQCECSSNDVATEDMDRTCRKDNGTDICSNNGDCVCGTCECKKRDNPEERYSGQYCECDNFNCDRSGNKLCGGHGRCECRVCICDPMWSGTACDCSEDETPCMAKNKQKCNGRGECICGTCKCNDPKFQGPTCETCPTCPGVCAEHKECVQCRAFGTGEKKETCEKECGDFTLFTVKDREKLPQPNDAAYPVMHCKERDANDCWFYYTYAVNNNTEKEVHVVETLDCPSGPDITPIVAGVVAGIVLIGLALLLIWKLLMIIHDRREFAKFEKEKMNAKWDTQENPIYKSPINQFQNPHYGRKAAVL from the exons atggACCTCAAGTTGATCTTGATATGTACGTTGCTGGGAGCTGTTTGTTACTGTAACGCTCAAAAAG AGGGGAATGAGTGCATCAATGCCAACGCGAAATACTGCGGGGAGTGCATCCAGGCTGGAGCCAAATGTGGCTGGTGTACAGAACCG GACTTCCTGCAACAAGGCGAGACCGTGTCGACCCGCTGTGATGAGCTGGAGTCTCTGATCAACAGGGGCTGTCCGAAGGACATGATTGAGAACCCACGCGGAGAACGGAAGGTCCTCAAGGACAAACCGGTGACCAATCGCAAGAAGGGAGCAGAGAAATTGAAGCCAGAGGACATCACCCAGATCCAGCCCCAGAAACTCAGACTCACCCTTCGATCTG GCGAGCCCCAGACTTTTAACTTGACGTTCAAACGAGCAGAAGATTATCCCATTGACCTGTACTACTTGATGGACCTGTCCTACTCCATGAAGGATGATCTGGAGAACGTCAAGAACCTGGGAACCAGTCTGATGCAGAAGATGGAGACGATCACCTCAGACTTCAAGATAG GTTTTGGCTCCTTCGTGGAGAAGACAGTCATGCCTTACATCAGCACCACCCCGGCCAAGCTGCTCAACCCATGCACGGGCGACCAGAACTGCACAAGCCCGTTCAGCTTCAAGAACGTCCTGAAGCTCACAAGTGACGGCAAGAAGTTCAACACCCTGGTGGGCCAGCAGCACATCTCTGGAAACCTGGATTCTCCTGAGGGGGGCTTTGACGCCATCATGCAAGTGGCTGTGTGTGGG GAGCAGATAGGCTGGAGGAATGTGACTCGTCTGCTGGTGTTCTCCACTGATGCCGGCTTCCACTTTGCTGGAGATGGTAAACTGGGCGGCATCGTTCTGCCTAATGATGGAAAATGTCATTTGGAGAACAACATTTACACAATGAGCCACTATTAT GACTATCCCTCCATTGCTCACCTGGTTCAAAAGCTGAGCGACAACAACATCCAGACTATATTTGCAGTCACAGAGGAGTTCCAGCCTGTTTACCAA GAGCTGAAAAATCTGATTCCAAAGTCTGCGGTGGGCACACTGTCTGCCAACTCAAGCAATGTAATCAACCTCATTATAAATGCCTACAAT TCTCTCTCGTCTGAGGTTATTCTGGAGAACAGCAAACTTCCAGAGGGAGTGACTATTGCGTACACGTCCCGCTGTAAGAATGGAGTCGTCAGCGAGGGTGAAAATGGACGGAAGTGCTCCAACATCTCCATTGGAGATGAG GTGACATTTAGCATCAGCGTGACATCTAAGGGCTgtccaaaaaaaggaaagcccGAGACTATCAAGATAAAGCCTCTGGGGTtcacagaggaggtggagattaCCCTCCACTTCatctgtgagtgtgagtgccACAAGGACAGAATCGAGAACAGTGATCGCTGCCACTTTGGGAATGGGACCTATGAGTGTGGAGCCTGCAA GTGTAATGAAGGCCGTGTTGGCAGACAGTGTGAGTGCAGCAGCAACGACGTGGCTACAGAGGACATGGACCGGACCTGCCGCAAAGACAATGGTACCGATATCTGCAGCAACAACGGAGACTGTGTCTGTGGCACGTGTGAGTGCAAGAAGAGAGACAACCCTGAGGAGAGGTACAGCGGCCAGTACTGCGAGTGTGACAACTTCAACTGTGACCGCTCTGGAAACAAACTTTGCGGAG GGCATGGACGCTGTGAGTGCAGAGTGTGCATCTGTGACCCCATGTGGAGCGGCACTGCTTGTGACTGTTCTGAGGACGAAACACCGTGTATGGCCAAAAACAAGCAGAAGTGCAACGGTAGAGGAGAGTGCATCTGTGGCACGTGCAAGTGTAATGACCCCAAATTCCAGGGACCCACATGTGAAACCTGCCCCACCTGTCCAGGAGTCTGCGCTGAACACAA AGAGTGTGTTCAGTGCCGCGCGTTTGGCACCGGCGAGAAGAAGGAGACGTGCGAGAAAGAATGCGGGGACTTCACTCTGTTCACAGTGAAGGACAGGGAAAAGCTGCCCCAGCCCAATGACGCTGCCTACCCCGTGATGCACTGCAAGGAGAGGGACGCTAACGACTGCTGGTTCTACTACACCTACGCTGTCAACAACAACACGGAAAAGGAGGTCCATGTGGTGGAGACGCTGG ACTGCCCCTCCGGTCCTGACATCACCCCCATCGTGGCGGGCGTAGTCGCCGGCATCGTCCTGATTGGCCTAGCCCTGCTGCtcatctggaagctgctgatGATCATCCATGACAGGAGAGAGTTTGCCAAGTtcgagaaggagaagatgaacgCCAAGTGGGATACG CAAGAGAACCCCATTTACAAGAGTCCAATCAATCAGTTCCAGAACCCTCACTATGGACGTAAAGCTGCTGTCCTTTaa